The genome window AGCAGAAGCCAGTTTCTGGTAACCACAAGTTGCCTTCTGAAGAGATGAACTTTCAGAAGAAACATCAGACAGCTAGTGACCAGCCTGATGCATTCAGTAAGAGCTCTGACGGAGGTGCAAAGAATGCACCTATCTCGATTAGTACGGATGATGGTTCAACTGGTGAAAATGAGGATGTTGCAGAGTCAGAAGCAGAAGGCTCAAATTCTTGGTTGGTTGCACAGCGTGAAGACAGTGCTAAGGGCTCTGTTGTTAACAAAGGAACTGATAGGAAAAGGTCCGCCGATGCTGCTGCAGATGGTTTTAAAGGAAAGAGACAACCAAGTTTCTCAGGAAGCGAGTCCAGCTCTGGAAAGTTGACACCTGGAAATCTTATATCGATGCAGGCATCAAATGTAGTGGCTTTGCCATATCAAGTCCCAGGTCAAGTTTCTGGACCTCCTgtcttaactaatgcaccaaatTTTCACCCGGTATGTACTGTGCAGTTGAGGCCGCCCACAAATGGTGGACTAGCTGTCCAGACAATGGGTAGTGCCTCTCAAGTTGCTTTTGGTTACCCAGCAGTCCAGCTACCAACACTTGAAACGGGCTCTTCATGGGCATTTGGTGCTCCACCTCAGGCTCTGTCTTCTTTTACTGCAAAAGACAAAGCTGATCAAACAGGAACCAAGCAAGTTGACGATGGCAAGAAGCCCCAGGGTTAGTGACTGTTTCCTTCCCAAGAAAAATGGATAAAATCCGTTTTTGTGTGATACTTTTATGTCTGTTGTTGAATATTAACAAAAAAGATGTTTGCCTCTAAAAAACAGATTTGTTTACAAAAACTAGAGTTAAAGCACTCGACCTTTATGTAACATGTATCTGGTTAGCGATATATGTTAGAGAAGATTTAAACCATGGTTGTGCTTAACAGTCTGTGTCTCTTCCTCCATTTGCTAGGTATATATGATTGATGTATACTGGTGGTATGTCATAAAGCCTTTTAATTTCACAATTATTTGTGGGGAGGATTACTGCCTTTGCTTTATGCATTGCCTGCCAGTAATCTGGTAGTGCGAAATGATAAATCGTGGAAGGAAATTCCATGTTGAGCTCTGAACTTTTGTGCATGGCTATGTTTACTGCCAAAACTATATATGCATGTTTGAATATTTTACCAACTGACATCATATTGACCTTCGAGTACTGACttcttttttcatttttcttttgaCACATTGCAGAGGCAGGTGCTTCCTCGTCTGCTCATGCTGAAGATGAGAAAAAGGCTGATAGAGGACTCTCTCTTATGGGTTCTGCCATAAGGCCAGGCATCGCACCAAATGTCAAATTTGGAGGGTCTGGATCATATCCGGATCTTCCCTGGGTTTCTACCATCGGCGCCGGACCAAATGGCAGAACCATATCAGGTGTGACATACAAGTTTGGTAGAAATGAGGTAAAGATAGTATGTGCTTGCCATGGCACTCACATGTCTCCGGAGGAGTTCATGCGGCATGCAAGTGCAGATGCTCCGGCCCAAGATAATAGTGCAACCCTGCCAGCATTCCCTGCTGGTAACCAAGCCACGTCTGCAGAAAATTAGGTTAGCGGTTCAGAGAATGCTTGACTAATAATCCTTGCCCCTCTTGTGTCTATATCAGCCATTCACTGTAATACTCAGTGTTCATCTCGTGTTAACTTTTTATCATGCAAGTTTAGATTCTTGTATTTTGAGCTTTGTTTGAGGATAAAATCTGTGTATTTTTAGCGCTATGTAACACATGGACTGCCAATTGCTGTGGTTGGATTTTGATCTATAGACGATGTGTTCATTGCTATTAGAAACAGGGACTTGGTCTTCTTCGTAAGTTCCTCGCGAAGGGTGAGAGCATCTCATGAGAGTGTATTTCTATAACTCGTTCTCTCTAAATTATATTTGAAGAGTCATTAAAATAAAAAAAACGTTTTAATATCTTATTAGTCTAATAGTTTTTATATCTTTTTTTTACTCTAATAGTTTTGCTTAGCCTTGTCCGGACACGGCGTCGTTCGGGGCCACGCCTGACCTTGCTCCTCTGGTTCTGAGGCTGGCTCTATCTTCTTGACCATATCGACCTGAGCAGTGCCAATCTCGCCGCGGGCTTCCACTGCTTTGCCCTATGCACTTTACGCCGCCCCCCGGACTGGAAAATTGCTTCCCCGCGGACCTCCACTCCAACGGTGCCCGTATCTCCTTTGTCCTGGCTGGATCCGTATAATCTCCTTTGTCCTCCCCCTCCCCTCGTTCCCGTCTCCCTCGCGTTCCTCTCGACCGTACGCCGCCGCCTGGCTCGCACCGTCGACAGTACCTCAGTCCAGATCGACCCTCCCTCTACCCAGATCGGGTTCCAGTTGGCCTAccgcccccgccgccctactacaGGTGCCGAGGCCTTCACCGGCGAAGAGCGCCCGCCAGGTATTCCCACCCCCTTCTCTTCCCTGTCTGCTGTGCGAAACCGAGTTCTAGCCTCAAGCCATTTTGCTATTTGATGCTTACCAACTTATACGTTATACCTTCTTTTTTTCCAAAAAATATCGGGTGTACACCCTATGTCCCTTTACTACATCAGCCCCTGATGTATGTCTTAGTATTTGCCGATCCCCTTTTCTGAATTGAGACTAAAGCCTCCAATGTTGTAGTTTAAACTCTACGctgccaaatcaagatgaaactgAAACTAAGAAAGGTGCGTCATTCACATGTAAGATGTTGATTTCATCACCTTGTGTCTCCTCGTGTGGTCATTACAATTATTAGAAAACAAGTGATTCTGCTAGTGCAGTATTGCAGCTGACATGGTACAGAAGTAAAGTTTCGCGGTTTGGCTTCTTTTCAACAATGTTCTGATCTCTTTATAACCCTAGTGCTGTTACGGCTGCTGGGGAAAATAGGGAACGTTGTTGTGATATTGGCAGACAAGCTACATATCAGAATACAGCCTGATGTGGATTTGGATGCAAATATGtgtgaggggggggggggggggggatgggATCATGTAGGACAACTCCATGTTTATGTTGAAGCTGGTTTTACTATCTTCTTGTTGAAGAAGTAACAAATCTCAACAATGCATGGATCATTTGAAGCTCTGCTTCTAGAGATACAGGCAGAGGCAGTGATGCATGCAGTTTATGTTGAAGCCGATCTGTAGTGCAAAACTTTTACAAAGCCTAACAGAGCTGAGGTTCGACCTTGCAGGCTGTTCTTGTGGCGCTCTTGCTCTAAGTGTGTCATGTGTATCATGTCATCATGTCATGTGTGGTGGCGTGTGGCTTTTAACTAGCCTTGATATTATTATCTTTGCTTATTGTGCGATGACATGCAACTCTCCTGCGCAAGGTTTTAAAGTCAGGTAGTCGACTCTAGTCGTCTGAGCCaggtgactaatcgcgattagtcgtcgATTTGCTCGATAGTCAAGCCACACACGCGCGTGCACGCGCGCACGTACGCACGCACAGATGTAGGACTGCGGGACTGCATGAACTGTACCAGTTCCACTGCCATCGTTCTGGGCCTACGGCAACACAGATTCTAGGGAAATGGCTTCGACATTATTACGCTGCCTCCTATTCTCATCTGCAGTGGCACAACAATCAAGTGAAGCGCAACTCAAGAGGAGGCCAAGGCGGGCGCAATACTGCTCAATAAGTGAACAAAGAACACCGAACAACCAAAATATCAGAGCAATTACAGTTTGAAGAGGTCCTCATCTCGGTCTCTGAATTCTAAACAGATGAGGAGTGGTCGCCTACTCGCCTGTTCAACCACTGAACAGACAACATAGGAGGATGGGAGCGCGCTGGGGGGTGGCTCTGCAGACTATAGCCGCCGCGCGATGGAGGGGGCACAGTTGCTGCTCGAGCAGAGGGCTGCCAGAGCGCACAACAGGGTGGTGGGAGAGGAGGGCGCGACGATGGAGAAGGGTTGGCGGCACTGGGGAGGGCGCCCGCGAGACAGTGCGTACCATATTGGTACAAGTAGAAGCGTAAGGCAAAACAGTGTTTGTGGTGTGTACATGGGCCGGCCCACATAAGGCCTCATTCGGCAgcttgggaatttttcgtggtctGGTTCTTTTCCACACATGGATTGGGTGAATCCAAGCCTTTCACCCAATCCCTTGTGGGATTAAATCTCTAAACCCAAACAACCAATATTGTTCTTTTATTCCATATGAATTATATCCTAAAACCCAATCAACTATGTTTGTTCGTTTATTCCATGTGGATCAAATTCTAAACTTGAAAACCAACAAAAGCTAATAAAACCTAACAAAGTTTAAACATAGAAAATACAATTGTACAAAATTTAAACATAGAAAATACAATTGTATCTCTCACTAAATTTAAACATGCATGTCATGATTCTCAATACATATATTTAAAAAACGGACATAAAAACAAACATCAACATCCAATGATCAGATTTTTATCAAACAATTGCTTTCAAACTCTACCAAGCCTAATGATGTATCAACTGGCATGACATGACTTGAATTTCTCTCTCTTATCCTTGGACCCTGGAACACCATGAGACAAATGAATGAATATGCACAATAAACCAAAGCAAGCTGCAATAGAAAAAATGTGAAGCAATAACACAACAATAGATGGACAAGTATATAATAGGCATTGCTGCTAATTTCCAAGTGTACATGCAGTAGTAGAAAACAGAAACAATCATTGTGGTTAATAAGTGCAAATGTTTTTTTCATGCTCAGCATTTGCTTGTCATGCAATTAAAAATCAACATTTGCTTGTCATGCAATCTTTTGCTTGCTATTGCACCATTTCCATGACAACGATCTAGTAATGAATTTTGAATGTTTTTTGGAGTCTCTAGAGACTAGGTTATACCAGTAGATAATATAATATTAACAAAATTGACATATGAAGTCAATGTAAATATTTTTTTCCAAACTTTACATTTTACTTGATAAATTCAATAGTATGTTGGTTTCAGTAATCTCATTACACTATTATAGTATAGAGAATACATTATAGAGAATGCATACATCCCTAGATTCCTCAGCTGGCTATAGTTGGTTACTCTGTGAGCCTTATAAACATATATGCCTCAAAGTGGATGAGCAATTGGGTAGTTCATTTTCTGGCTGGTTGCTTCCAATTGCCAAGCATAAGATGTATGGAGGAGAGTGTAGCAGAATGGACATAGTACAAGATTACAGTGGTATACAAGAAATTGTCATCCTATTATCCTAAAAAATATTAGTTTATTAGACTACTGAGGGTACCCAAATGAGACAGGAAAAGGGCTCCATCTAGATGAAAAATCTGAGCAGAGAAATATAAGTATCGTCCTTCATTTAGATGAAAAATATGAGCAGAGAAATATAAGTGCATAAATATCATTTTATATACATTGAAGTGGTCAATTCAGTAGCTACGACACACATCAGGTACGAAGAAACTTACTCTACAACTGCAACACCACCAATATCGGATCACCGGCCCACAACCTATATGCAGTATACTATTCATACCAATAGCAAGCACCAAAAAAAGAATTTGCTGTCTACCGGAAGCAGCAGACAGCGTGTTGAAGCCGAGCAACAATGCTAATGCGATAAGGACAGGGGTCAGTAGTACCTAGGGGCCTCGGAGCCCTGCTGCTTCTTGCCGCCGCCGTGATGGCACTTGTCCTTGATCCATTGGAACCCCTGCGACATTCCCTCTTTCACCTTCCTCATGCCGGTGGTCGCAGCCGCCTTGGTCTTCTGCCCCACGTCGCCGCCTGCCGGCAGAAATCAGAAAGGGAACATATCGATTCGAAAAGGAAACTATGAGGTGCTCATGGCCTCACGCCAACCGTGGCCCCGGGCTGCCCCACTGCCTGCACCCATGGCCCCTCCCCCATCCCCGTCGGTGGATTCGGAGCCACCACCAGTACCATGAACATCAGGATCAAGAAAGAAATGACTCTAGTTCAAGAACCCTAGCTAAAGTGAGAGGGACCAACCGGAGAGAAGCTTGCCGGTGCAGTAGAGTTTGCTAGCGGCGGGGAAGATGTTGCCGTCGCCGCTGACGCTCAGCAGCACCTCGTCTCTCGCTTGCGCCACCGCCGCTCAGCAGCATCTCATCTCTCGCTTGCGCCGCCGCTGCTCTTCTTCGTGTCACCCGCTTCGGATTTGTTTCCAGGCCCTTCGGGTCGTGGCTCCAATCCAGTACCTTCTCTAGCCAAAAAAATTTCCAAACCTATGGGCTAAAATTCTAGTGGGCTTAAACGAACATAAAAAAAAATTAGAAACCGGGATTTCTACTGGGGTCGGATTTCAACCTGGATTGCCCCCCAATCCAGACCGAACCCGGCCTGGTTGGGCACAACCGAACGGAGCCTAACAGAGGCCGGATTAGTGGCCCAAAACAGGCATAACTGGTCGACCATAGCCCCTAGTCGGACGACTAATTGCGATTAGTCGGCGACTAAGACGACTAATCGCTACCTAGTTGCTCTAGTCGAGTCGGAGACCCTGATTGAGCTCGGACTAGCGATAAGGCagactaatcgtgattagtcggacgactttaaAACCTTGCTCCTGCATGTTTGATGGAAAAACGCACTACTCTGGTTTTTAAATATATGATGTTTAGGACAAGGCATGTCCTAAACCTCATTTATTTAAAAACCAGATTTCAATATGCGGGAAAGAACTCCTGAACTTTAAGCTAATAACATGTGAAAGTAACGTAAATAGAAAAATGCTGTCCAGCCAAGATGAATTGCACTTGTTGGAAACACTGTACTTGTTGTATTTGATGCTTTGCACTTGTAACAGTCGGGCCTAGTGGCGTCGCTATTCTAAATTTGTAATATCGGATTTATGTTTACTATCATTTTGCGTGGATATGGCAGTGCACTAGGAACTGCAGCATATCCAGTATACTGAGTGCTATTAAACTTCTATTATTCTGTTTTAACTGTTATTTTCTTTTTATTGTAATTTCGCTTGTCctcgtttgaccttttcttgcgcccctttagatcttgctggtttttgtgggttttatctctttttatttatgtgtttccccgtttcatcgtttttcggttctccttcgtctttgtctcccttttcttttctttggggttgagctctgaggttttcatatgGGATTTCATCTCTAACCTacccccaacgtgcttgggacaaaaaaactttgttgttgttgttgttgttctcTTGCACTCGTTTGGGGTGTACATGTACTGCCAAAACAGTGAAGTGACCGCCATGGAACAACTTCTTTCTGCTTTGGATTGTGACAACCATCCGTCTGCCATTTGATAGCTCTGACAAGGTATCTAATGGCTACTGTTTTTTTTTTCAGACAAATGGAACTGGGTGATAAGGCGGTCGGTTTTCTGCTGACTCTGACAAGCTTAACCTTATTTACATACTACACATTCTGGGTCATCATTTTGGTTAGTGGCTTCCAAGCTCCCCACCCCCCCTCAGTTTCAGACCAAGTAGAACTACTATGACTTCGTTTCTAAATGGTTATATCTTGTTCCTACCTAGCCATTTGTCGACAGCGACCACTTTGTGCACAAGTACTTCCTGCCTCAAGAGTATGCGATTTTGATACCGGTACTGGCCGGCGTGGTTCTCCTTTCGTTCTTGAGCGTGTTTGTGGGCCTTGTGATGCTCaaatcgaagaagaagaagacggctTAATCGGGTTTGCCATGTACACTGCTGTGTCATTCACTTAGTGTGATGAAATGCATGAGTTCGCAGTATCTAATTGCTAGAAGCTCGGTTCTGTAATCAGTTCCGTCATACTTTAAAGGTCTTTACTTTGTCATCTGGATGTGTGTTTTTTTTATTCTGGTGGTCAATTAAAAGCAGTGTTCATCAAAACTCTAGTTAGAGGTCACATATCGTTAGCCATTATTCGGACCGAACAGCATTTTGAAGAGTGAACGATTGACAGTGGCTAAAAGACGACCGCTCACTCATCCTCTTCACAGCTGTCGGGTTGGTATCCAAGCGCTGATGATGCAGAGGCAAGATTCTGGCGTGCAAAAAAAAACTGAGAGTTGTTCTGTTCGTTGTGGGTAGCATCGATTGTGCAATTTCAGTGGTTACCGGATTAGTTAGGTTAAACTGAGAATTTTTAGAGTATATATGACAACTCAAGTCCGCCCCCACCTTTTCCAGCGCCGGCAAGGTCCAGCTCCCGGAGGCGAGGAAAGCAGCGGCCAAAGAGTGACACTGATCAGAGACAGAAGTCTTGAGGACTCCAGATCCAAGGATAAGCACAAGGTGGCTGTGAACTAGCAAGGGAGGGGTTTTGTAGGCCCTTTTACAGGCACTGCCACACAAAAAAAAAAAATCTAGTAACAGCTTACGGAGAGTTAGCAATACATCGTCGCCTTCAATTTATCAGTTTCAGTAGGGTCTCGGATCTCCCCGTGTTTTCGTTGGTGCTGTTTGGGGGTGGAGGCAATAACGAAGTAGTGTAGCACTACGGCACGCCCGCAAATGCTTCTACAAAAACCCCACAATCTGGGAGGGAGTGATTTAGGAGGCAGGAGCCCCGCTGGATCTCTCTCTCTGCATTAGTTTACAGGAACTGTCACACAAATTCCAATAACACCATACGGAAGATTATCAGTACAGTTCCACCATCGATTTATATCAGTTTACAGGAACCGAAAAATTCCGATAACACCTTACTGAGGAAGCATGTCTTGTATCCCTGGTGATGATGACAAACA of Zea mays cultivar B73 chromosome 8, Zm-B73-REFERENCE-NAM-5.0, whole genome shotgun sequence contains these proteins:
- the LOC100276485 gene encoding Ninja-family protein 8-like (The RefSeq protein has 1 substitution compared to this genomic sequence), which translates into the protein MDDDNGLELSLGLSLGGSSGKAKARDAPLEPKAEPQVEESSSKGGLQTPDAPSGKFYQKSADNHEQNSKQRHSPVAPQFGNFWGQPGNSSGPVVDGSVEPVSHQPQLSSYQDGRMPINSGNNSEEQKPVSGNHKLPSEEMNFQKKHQTASDQPDAFSKSSDGGAKNAPISISTDDGSTGENEDVAESEAEGSNSWLVAQREDSAKGSVVNKGSDRKRSADAAADGFKGKRQPSFSGSESSSGKLTPGNLISMQASNVVALPYQVPGQVSGPPVLTNAPNFHPVCTVQLRPPTNGGLAVQTMGSASQVAFGYPAVQLPTLETGSSWAFGAPPQALSSFTAKDKADQTGTKQVDDGKKPQEAGASSSAHAEDEKKADRGLSLMGSAIRPGIAPNVKFGGSGSYPDLPWVSTIGAGPNGRTISGVTYKFGRNEVKIVCACHGTHMSPEEFMRHASADAPAQDNSATLPAFPAGNQATSAEN